A single Pseudodesulfovibrio aespoeensis Aspo-2 DNA region contains:
- the alr gene encoding alanine racemase translates to MIDYNKIQVEISLDNLAANVRRFQGVCGTVIPVIKSDAYGHGLAEVTRTLAAEGATTLAVGYVNEAVKLRCLGWTGRILALLGPVDEADAAALWEHDILAAIANMDQLSRVAGAARTRGRLDICLKFDTGMRRLGFRPEGLAALVDALRANPALVPVMASTHLASADVPEHEANVTMQAGRFQSVLDGLEQAGYQVEANIANSAGAMAHKACRMDSMRLGIAMYGGNPFHGTSWEERGQGLLPTMQVSAPVLHVHTLRQGEGVSYGWTHVAGRDCEVAVVGVGYADNYSRSLSSRGFMNIKGYRVPILGRVCMQMTVVDVTGLMGEGLAGELGDGPGVRPGDQAWLLGGPAPGTITPEDLAGWWGTIPYEAFCLLGMNPRSYGK, encoded by the coding sequence ATGATCGACTACAACAAGATCCAGGTCGAAATATCCCTCGACAACCTGGCGGCCAATGTCCGCCGCTTTCAGGGGGTGTGCGGCACCGTCATCCCGGTGATCAAGTCCGACGCCTATGGCCACGGGCTGGCCGAGGTGACGCGGACGCTGGCCGCCGAGGGCGCGACCACCCTGGCCGTGGGCTACGTCAACGAGGCGGTCAAGCTCCGTTGCCTGGGCTGGACCGGGCGCATCCTGGCCCTGCTCGGCCCGGTGGACGAGGCGGACGCGGCGGCCCTGTGGGAGCACGACATCCTGGCCGCCATCGCCAATATGGACCAGCTCTCGCGTGTGGCCGGGGCCGCCCGGACCAGGGGACGGCTCGACATTTGCCTGAAATTCGATACCGGCATGCGCCGCCTCGGTTTCCGGCCCGAGGGGCTGGCCGCGTTGGTGGACGCCCTCAGGGCGAATCCGGCCCTGGTGCCGGTCATGGCCAGCACCCATCTCGCCTCGGCGGACGTGCCGGAGCATGAGGCCAACGTGACCATGCAGGCGGGCCGGTTCCAGTCCGTGCTCGACGGGCTGGAGCAGGCCGGATACCAGGTCGAGGCGAATATCGCCAACTCTGCCGGGGCCATGGCCCACAAGGCGTGCCGCATGGACAGCATGCGCCTTGGCATCGCCATGTATGGCGGCAACCCTTTCCACGGCACCTCCTGGGAGGAGAGGGGGCAGGGACTTCTGCCGACCATGCAGGTCTCGGCCCCGGTGCTCCATGTCCACACCCTCAGGCAGGGCGAAGGCGTCAGCTACGGCTGGACCCATGTGGCCGGGCGTGACTGCGAGGTGGCCGTGGTGGGCGTGGGGTATGCCGACAACTACAGCCGGTCCCTGTCGAGTCGCGGCTTCATGAACATCAAGGGGTATCGCGTGCCCATCCTTGGACGGGTGTGCATGCAGATGACCGTGGTTGACGTGACCGGCCTAATGGGCGAAGGATTGGCCGGCGAGCTTGGCGACGGGCCGGGCGTCAGGCCGGGCGATCAGGCCTGGCTGCTGGGCGGTCCCGCGCCGGGAACCATCACCCCGGAAGACCTGGCCGGGTGGTGGGGCACCATACCCTACGAAGCTTTCTGTCTGCTCGGAATGAACCCGCGCAGCTACGGCAAATAA
- a CDS encoding OmpA family protein yields the protein MRQSKKLLLLALAAVLTLTFAFATTASAKMVKDVDNFIFFLDQSGSMAQKHKTLDTKKIDMAIETMQAMNKVIPNLDYNASLFLFAPFEAKLQPGLYNKAAMSNAIGSINTDFDIFNRLTPMGNGLIDLDPVIAGLRGTTALIMFTDGLSNLGADPVAQARALYAKYGNKLCIHVVSFADHAKGQMIIDDVRALSSCTVVADYTSLTAPGAMDQYARDVFYSNVADAPVVTPVAAPVDTMGKETITFSLHFGFDKYQITDEMIPVLEQAKIILDENPSASYIIAGHTDSTGPDAYNQGLSERRAGSVREWMVANGVNTSRLESKGYGELSPKYDNATSEGRKLNRRVEIQTK from the coding sequence ATGAGACAATCCAAGAAACTGCTTTTACTGGCTCTCGCTGCGGTACTGACCTTGACCTTTGCCTTCGCCACCACGGCCAGCGCAAAGATGGTCAAGGATGTTGACAACTTCATCTTCTTCCTCGATCAATCCGGCTCCATGGCCCAGAAGCACAAGACCTTGGACACCAAGAAGATCGACATGGCCATCGAGACCATGCAGGCCATGAACAAGGTCATTCCCAATCTGGACTACAACGCCTCCCTGTTCCTCTTCGCCCCCTTTGAGGCCAAGTTGCAGCCCGGTCTCTACAACAAGGCGGCCATGAGCAACGCCATCGGCTCGATCAACACCGACTTCGACATCTTCAACCGTCTCACCCCCATGGGCAACGGCCTGATCGACCTCGACCCGGTCATCGCCGGCCTCCGCGGCACCACCGCGCTGATCATGTTCACTGACGGCCTCTCCAACCTGGGTGCCGACCCCGTGGCCCAGGCCCGTGCGCTCTACGCCAAGTACGGCAACAAGCTGTGCATCCATGTGGTCAGCTTCGCGGACCACGCCAAGGGCCAGATGATCATCGACGATGTCCGCGCCCTCTCCTCCTGCACCGTGGTGGCCGACTACACCTCCCTGACCGCCCCCGGCGCCATGGACCAGTACGCCAGGGATGTCTTCTACAGCAACGTGGCCGACGCCCCGGTCGTGACTCCGGTCGCGGCTCCGGTCGATACCATGGGCAAGGAAACCATCACCTTCAGCCTGCACTTCGGCTTTGACAAGTACCAGATCACCGACGAGATGATCCCGGTGCTCGAACAGGCCAAGATCATTCTGGACGAGAATCCCTCTGCCTCCTACATCATCGCGGGACACACCGACTCCACCGGCCCCGATGCCTACAACCAGGGGCTGTCCGAGCGCCGCGCCGGTTCCGTCCGTGAATGGATGGTCGCCAACGGCGTGAACACGTCCCGCCTGGAGTCCAAGGGTTATGGCGAACTGTCGCCCAAGTACGACAACGCCACTTCCGAGGGCCGCAAGCTCAACCGCAGGGTTGAAATTCAGACCAAGTAA
- the rfaD gene encoding ADP-glyceromanno-heptose 6-epimerase: MYIVTGGAGFIGSAMIWKLNQLGIDDILVVDNLSTSDKWSNLVGLRYEDYLHRDQFLKFVLEGDDPFDTQAVIHMGACSATTERDADFLMENNYRYTQYVCRHCLAHDARFINASSAATYGDGEWGFDDGHEGIDRLRPLNMYGYSKQLFDLWASKGGMLDRIVSLKFFNVYGPNEYHKDDMRSVICKAHRQITETGQLKLFKSYREEYPDGGQKRDFVYIKDCVDIMAWFLANPDKNGIFNIGTGTARTWNDLARAVFAAMDREPVIEYIPMPESIRDKYQYFTEARMDKLAAAGCDVVMTSLEDGAADYVRNYLSRDNPYLLSR, from the coding sequence ATGTATATAGTCACCGGCGGCGCAGGGTTCATCGGCAGCGCCATGATCTGGAAGCTCAACCAGCTCGGCATCGACGACATCCTGGTGGTGGACAATCTGTCAACCAGCGACAAGTGGAGCAATCTCGTTGGGTTGCGCTACGAAGACTACCTGCATCGCGACCAGTTCCTCAAGTTCGTTCTCGAAGGCGACGACCCCTTCGACACCCAGGCGGTCATCCACATGGGGGCGTGCTCGGCCACCACGGAGCGCGACGCCGACTTCCTCATGGAGAACAACTACCGCTACACGCAATACGTCTGCCGCCATTGCCTCGCCCACGATGCCCGGTTTATCAACGCCTCAAGCGCGGCCACCTACGGCGACGGCGAGTGGGGGTTCGACGACGGCCACGAGGGCATCGACCGGCTGCGGCCCCTGAACATGTACGGCTATTCCAAGCAGCTCTTCGACCTCTGGGCCAGCAAGGGCGGCATGCTCGACCGCATCGTCAGCCTCAAGTTCTTCAACGTCTACGGCCCCAACGAGTATCACAAGGACGACATGCGCAGCGTCATCTGCAAGGCCCACAGGCAGATCACCGAGACCGGCCAGCTCAAGCTCTTCAAGTCCTACCGCGAGGAATACCCCGACGGCGGGCAGAAACGCGACTTTGTCTACATCAAGGACTGCGTGGACATCATGGCCTGGTTCCTGGCCAATCCTGACAAGAACGGCATCTTCAACATCGGCACCGGCACGGCCCGGACCTGGAACGACCTGGCCCGCGCCGTGTTCGCGGCCATGGACCGGGAGCCGGTCATCGAATACATCCCCATGCCCGAATCCATCCGCGACAAATACCAGTATTTCACCGAGGCGAGGATGGACAAGCTGGCCGCCGCCGGATGTGATGTGGTCATGACATCCCTTGAAGACGGCGCGGCGGATTACGTGCGCAACTATCTCAGCCGGGACAACCCGTATCTTCTTTCAAGGTAG
- a CDS encoding LPS-assembly protein LptD, producing the protein MKRTAKHIGLLGCLAAALILCLPWTLLGKNPQLDRVRRYVPETPVKEPDLDEWTFSADRVSGDHTSEYVEAFGNCTLALGDNQLRADFARYYQATGWVFLKGNVRAQWGGDFLQADEGEFDLNTMTGWLKNGRLFMAKPHVYVEAERVAKTVGDTYTFKNAKVTACDGEKPAWSVTSEEGEVQIDGRVKLYRSAFRIKDVPVFYWPYMSLPGRKARQSGFLPPSISSSDKLGMQVNLPYYWVISDEADATFYQNFMSRRGYMQGFEFRHSEDSATKGVWQVDALKDNIRAVSEADEWKDYRGDGMARPNRSRWWVRSKYDGWLGSTDLKVKLDLDVVSDQNYLRDFQKGPNGYDSVSQEFLDTFGRDIDKKDSATRTSVAYASRSWDRFGATGALTYVENLAFMNGNGRDQDNTTVQTLPELNLFGFQQQIPGTPLEVSADAKYDYFTRNMGDTGHRVRLTPEVKLPVKTDYVTFIPSLSGDLTSYDLTRREGYGNQTVVDDGGRTQYIDTNATKSGFQARNSWGAGFSAFSEMTRVFTLSDEVRPDPGLAGTSKWTRLKHSVVPRVEYGYTPTITGQDELPYFDRFDRIQGRNEVTYSLTNVLDRRRDTVVLSPGSGEEPQVSTVSDYLDFLLFRVEQSYDRKEATRNDELAVYKRRPYSDLMTEVVVKPENFIDLVSRVWFSPYKTSLTQNENYVRLHQDGLGEITLGYDYLVKIDEYKRYRDNTMSIVSLGAKWELNDTLTLNAKYRHDFNSERDLERTLGLSWAADCYIMHVSVTQKSSDTRFEIGFDLFNF; encoded by the coding sequence TTGAAACGTACAGCGAAGCACATAGGGTTGCTGGGGTGCCTCGCGGCAGCCCTCATCCTGTGCCTGCCCTGGACACTGCTGGGCAAGAACCCCCAGCTCGACCGGGTCAGGCGGTATGTGCCCGAGACCCCTGTCAAGGAACCGGACCTCGACGAGTGGACCTTCTCGGCGGACCGCGTCAGCGGCGACCACACCAGCGAGTATGTGGAGGCGTTTGGAAACTGCACCCTGGCCCTGGGCGACAACCAGTTGCGCGCCGATTTCGCCCGCTATTATCAGGCCACGGGCTGGGTCTTTCTCAAGGGCAATGTGCGCGCCCAGTGGGGCGGCGACTTTCTCCAGGCCGACGAGGGCGAGTTCGACCTCAACACCATGACCGGCTGGCTCAAGAACGGCAGGCTGTTCATGGCCAAGCCCCATGTCTATGTCGAGGCCGAGCGGGTGGCCAAGACAGTGGGCGATACCTATACCTTCAAGAATGCCAAGGTCACGGCCTGCGACGGTGAAAAGCCCGCCTGGTCCGTGACCAGCGAGGAGGGCGAGGTGCAGATCGACGGCCGCGTCAAGCTCTACCGCTCCGCCTTCCGCATCAAGGACGTGCCGGTCTTCTACTGGCCCTACATGTCGCTGCCCGGACGCAAGGCCCGTCAGTCGGGCTTCCTGCCTCCGAGCATCTCGTCGAGCGACAAGCTTGGCATGCAGGTCAACCTGCCATACTACTGGGTCATCAGCGACGAGGCGGACGCCACCTTTTACCAGAATTTCATGAGCCGCCGGGGCTACATGCAGGGCTTCGAGTTCCGCCATTCCGAGGATTCGGCCACCAAGGGGGTGTGGCAGGTGGACGCCCTCAAGGACAACATCCGGGCCGTGAGCGAGGCTGACGAGTGGAAGGACTACCGGGGCGACGGCATGGCCCGGCCCAACCGCAGCCGGTGGTGGGTGCGCAGCAAGTACGACGGCTGGCTGGGCAGCACTGATCTGAAGGTCAAGCTCGACCTCGACGTGGTTTCGGACCAGAACTACCTGCGCGACTTCCAGAAGGGGCCCAACGGGTATGACAGCGTGAGCCAGGAATTCCTCGACACCTTTGGTCGCGACATCGACAAGAAGGACAGCGCCACGCGCACCAGTGTGGCCTATGCCAGCCGCAGCTGGGACCGGTTCGGGGCCACGGGCGCCCTGACCTATGTGGAGAACCTCGCCTTCATGAACGGCAATGGCCGCGACCAGGACAACACCACGGTCCAGACCCTGCCCGAGCTGAACCTCTTCGGCTTTCAGCAACAGATTCCCGGCACGCCGCTGGAAGTCTCGGCAGACGCCAAATACGACTATTTCACGCGCAACATGGGCGACACCGGCCACCGGGTGCGCCTGACCCCGGAGGTCAAGCTGCCTGTCAAAACCGACTATGTCACCTTCATCCCGTCCCTGTCCGGCGATCTGACCTCCTACGATCTGACCCGGCGCGAGGGATACGGCAACCAGACCGTGGTGGACGACGGCGGGCGCACCCAGTACATCGACACCAACGCCACCAAGAGCGGCTTCCAGGCCCGCAATAGCTGGGGCGCGGGGTTCAGCGCCTTCAGCGAGATGACCAGGGTCTTCACCCTGTCCGACGAGGTCCGGCCCGATCCGGGGCTGGCCGGCACGTCGAAGTGGACGCGGCTCAAGCATTCCGTCGTTCCCAGGGTGGAGTACGGCTACACGCCGACCATCACCGGCCAGGACGAACTGCCCTATTTCGACCGCTTCGACCGCATCCAGGGGCGCAACGAGGTCACCTATTCCCTGACCAACGTGCTCGACAGGCGGCGCGACACCGTGGTCCTCTCGCCCGGCAGCGGGGAGGAGCCGCAGGTCTCCACGGTCTCGGACTACCTCGACTTCCTGCTCTTCAGGGTCGAGCAGTCCTATGACCGCAAGGAGGCCACCCGCAACGACGAGCTGGCGGTCTACAAGCGCAGGCCGTACTCGGACCTGATGACCGAGGTGGTGGTCAAGCCGGAAAACTTCATCGACCTCGTCAGCCGCGTCTGGTTCTCGCCCTACAAGACCAGCCTGACCCAGAACGAGAACTACGTGCGCCTGCACCAGGACGGGCTGGGCGAGATCACCCTGGGCTACGACTATCTGGTCAAGATCGACGAGTACAAGCGGTACCGCGACAACACCATGTCCATCGTCTCCCTTGGCGCCAAGTGGGAGTTGAACGACACCCTGACCCTGAACGCCAAGTACCGCCACGACTTCAACAGCGAGCGCGATCTGGAGCGCACCTTGGGCCTCTCCTGGGCTGCGGACTGCTACATCATGCATGTGTCGGTCACCCAGAAATCCAGCGACACCCGCTTTGAGATCGGCTTCGACCTCTTCAACTTCTGA
- a CDS encoding HAMP domain-containing sensor histidine kinase, which translates to MKLRSFQMRILLWTWALLLVVLAVVFFYTTSIVGSELVRETERRSLNELETLKWLMENHRPFGSEEEFAGWVDAIGLRLGTRVTFIVGGRVVADSDVPYAELGGVEDHSTRPEVLAAMHSERGTDMRYSGTVHTDMLYVAQQVEAAAGMPAGVLRLAVPISKVNARLAMLRENFSWIFFVTLICAGVVSALMSRNMSRDITAFSELARAIGEGDYAKRLRALPGGEFKPLAQSVNAMAQSIERNVRVIEDQKGQLQAVFDGMREGVMTIDTEGRIESYNGALDEMFNLPATTVGRTPIEVTRRLEIQDLADRLLADREVSEGGVQIDLLDSRTVEVSGVPFFDYKGVRKVILVFYDITEMKRSEKGLKDFVANASHQLRTPLTSIKGYSETLLDNPPATPEGGRQFLEIILKNADHMDKVISSMLALARSEQVGEALALAPVSGRESMDRAVADVTPWAGERNITLRSRTPESEMLVMAEPDGLLHVFHNLLNNAVKYSPEGGVITVSAEDDGESIVFCVEDQGPGISREHSIKVFERFYRVDENTIDGSGSSGLGLAICRRIVRNFDGEIWHDGYGEDIRGARFCFRLNKPA; encoded by the coding sequence ATGAAGCTGCGTTCCTTTCAAATGCGCATTCTGTTGTGGACCTGGGCGCTCCTGCTCGTGGTTCTGGCGGTGGTGTTCTTCTACACCACCAGCATTGTTGGCAGCGAGTTGGTGCGCGAGACCGAGCGGCGGTCGCTCAACGAGCTTGAGACCCTCAAGTGGCTGATGGAGAACCATCGGCCCTTTGGGTCGGAAGAGGAATTCGCGGGCTGGGTGGACGCCATTGGGCTGAGGCTGGGCACCCGGGTCACCTTCATCGTCGGCGGCAGGGTGGTGGCCGACTCCGACGTGCCCTACGCCGAACTGGGCGGGGTGGAGGACCACAGCACCAGGCCAGAAGTGCTGGCCGCCATGCACAGCGAGCGCGGCACAGACATGCGCTACTCAGGCACCGTGCACACGGACATGCTCTATGTGGCCCAGCAGGTGGAGGCCGCGGCCGGGATGCCCGCCGGGGTGCTGCGGCTGGCCGTGCCCATCTCCAAGGTCAACGCGCGGCTGGCCATGCTGCGCGAGAATTTTTCCTGGATATTCTTCGTCACCCTGATCTGCGCGGGCGTGGTCAGCGCGCTCATGTCGCGCAACATGAGCCGCGACATCACGGCTTTTTCCGAACTGGCGCGGGCCATCGGCGAGGGCGACTACGCCAAGCGGCTGCGCGCCCTGCCCGGCGGAGAGTTCAAGCCCCTGGCCCAGTCGGTCAACGCCATGGCCCAGTCCATCGAGCGCAACGTGCGCGTCATCGAGGACCAGAAGGGCCAGCTCCAGGCCGTGTTCGACGGCATGCGCGAGGGGGTCATGACCATCGACACTGAAGGTCGCATCGAGTCCTACAACGGCGCGCTGGACGAGATGTTCAACCTGCCCGCCACCACCGTGGGCCGCACCCCCATCGAGGTCACCCGCAGGCTGGAGATACAGGATCTGGCCGACAGGCTGCTGGCCGACCGCGAGGTGAGCGAGGGCGGCGTCCAGATAGATCTGCTCGACTCGCGCACCGTGGAGGTCAGCGGGGTGCCCTTCTTCGACTACAAGGGCGTGCGCAAGGTCATTCTTGTCTTCTACGACATCACCGAGATGAAGCGCAGCGAGAAGGGCCTCAAGGACTTCGTGGCCAACGCTTCCCATCAGTTGCGCACGCCGCTGACATCCATCAAGGGGTACTCCGAAACCCTGCTCGACAATCCTCCGGCAACGCCCGAAGGGGGCCGCCAGTTCCTCGAAATCATCCTCAAGAACGCCGACCACATGGACAAGGTCATCTCAAGCATGCTCGCCCTGGCTCGATCCGAGCAGGTGGGCGAGGCGCTGGCCCTTGCCCCGGTCTCCGGGCGCGAGAGCATGGACCGGGCCGTGGCCGATGTCACCCCCTGGGCAGGAGAGCGCAACATCACCCTGCGAAGCCGGACGCCTGAAAGCGAGATGCTCGTCATGGCCGAGCCGGACGGGCTGCTGCACGTCTTTCACAACCTGCTCAACAACGCGGTCAAGTACAGCCCCGAGGGCGGGGTGATCACGGTCAGCGCCGAGGACGACGGCGAGTCCATCGTCTTCTGTGTCGAGGACCAGGGGCCGGGCATCTCGCGCGAACACAGCATCAAGGTCTTCGAGCGGTTCTACCGCGTGGACGAGAACACCATCGACGGTTCCGGCAGCTCCGGACTGGGGCTGGCCATCTGCCGCCGCATCGTGCGGAATTTCGATGGCGAGATATGGCACGACGGCTATGGAGAGGACATCAGGGGAGCGCGGTTCTGCTTCCGTCTGAACAAACCGGCTTGA
- the mutL gene encoding DNA mismatch repair endonuclease MutL, translating to MPDTHEIRVLPPGLKNQIAAGEVVERPSSVVKELVENSLDAGATRVDVTVEQGGRGLIVVQDNGRGIAAAQLELAVTRHATSKLRTFEDLSAIASFGFRGEALPSIASVSRFTMISREQGAADAAFIEVRGGEVAGRRIAALAAGTRVEVRELFANTPARLKFLKAESTENKRCQDTLMRIALAHPGCGFSLTVNGREVFRLPADQDLATRLRTFWPPSACEGLGPFDFERLGYRAHGVAGSPAMAQSRGDRILLYVNGRPVQDKLMLGAVRQAYKGMLLSREYPQAVLFLELPRDEVDVNVHPAKLEVRFIEESRVFSTIRGGIVQALAVLTDQGRGYLGPDSGPDSDQRDRRDVSGAYRQDDRPDYGHRSPSGPVGHDAPSFRENGQKFPSYREYAAFASRPVPMDLGPGRGGLAGADPDHAPGYSSEPDPGLDPARFNVTDAARPAPLAGTDYVYLGQVADTYLVLRRGQSLVLVDQHAAHERVLLAAMRRERTRGDSQPLALPLEMDLHPSEAETLDGLRDGLRAMGFILETREAGESGASAAHRLLVRGIPPTLDTGRAREYLADALAARARTLDDLWTMMSCKTAIKAGQPLAVDEALALLDVWLRTPEREYCPHGRPVVVSWNPQELEKLFKRK from the coding sequence ATGCCAGACACCCATGAAATACGTGTCCTGCCTCCGGGGCTGAAGAACCAGATCGCGGCGGGCGAGGTGGTGGAGCGGCCCTCAAGCGTGGTCAAGGAACTGGTGGAGAACAGTCTCGACGCCGGGGCAACGCGTGTGGACGTGACCGTGGAGCAGGGCGGGCGCGGCCTGATCGTGGTCCAGGACAACGGGCGCGGCATCGCGGCGGCTCAGCTTGAGCTGGCCGTCACCCGCCACGCCACCAGCAAGCTGCGCACCTTTGAAGATCTTTCGGCCATCGCCTCCTTTGGCTTCCGGGGCGAGGCGCTGCCCAGCATCGCCTCGGTCTCGCGGTTCACCATGATCTCCAGGGAGCAGGGCGCGGCAGACGCCGCCTTTATCGAGGTGCGCGGCGGCGAGGTGGCTGGCCGGAGAATTGCCGCCCTGGCCGCCGGCACCCGCGTCGAGGTCCGCGAATTGTTTGCCAACACCCCGGCCCGGCTCAAGTTCCTCAAGGCCGAGTCCACCGAGAACAAGCGCTGCCAGGACACGCTCATGCGCATCGCCCTGGCCCATCCCGGCTGCGGGTTCTCCCTGACCGTGAACGGACGCGAAGTCTTCAGGCTCCCGGCGGATCAGGATCTGGCGACCCGGTTGCGCACCTTCTGGCCGCCTTCGGCGTGTGAAGGGCTCGGCCCGTTCGATTTCGAGCGCCTGGGCTACCGCGCCCATGGCGTGGCCGGGTCTCCGGCCATGGCCCAGAGCCGGGGCGACCGCATCCTGCTCTACGTCAATGGCCGCCCGGTGCAGGACAAGCTCATGCTCGGCGCGGTGCGCCAGGCGTACAAGGGGATGCTCCTTTCCCGCGAGTATCCCCAGGCGGTCCTTTTTCTCGAACTGCCGCGCGATGAAGTGGACGTGAATGTCCACCCGGCCAAGCTGGAAGTGCGCTTCATCGAGGAGAGCCGCGTCTTTTCGACCATCCGGGGTGGCATTGTCCAGGCGCTCGCCGTTCTGACCGATCAAGGCCGAGGGTATTTAGGTCCGGACAGTGGCCCGGACAGCGACCAGAGGGACCGCCGTGACGTTTCCGGCGCATACAGGCAGGATGACCGCCCGGATTACGGGCACCGCTCGCCGTCCGGCCCTGTCGGCCATGACGCCCCGTCCTTTCGCGAGAACGGCCAGAAATTTCCCTCCTACCGCGAGTATGCGGCCTTTGCGAGCCGTCCCGTACCCATGGACCTCGGTCCGGGTCGTGGAGGACTGGCCGGAGCCGACCCCGATCATGCGCCGGGGTATTCGTCGGAGCCTGATCCTGGGCTTGACCCCGCCCGCTTCAACGTGACCGACGCAGCCCGCCCCGCGCCCCTGGCCGGAACCGATTACGTCTACCTTGGTCAGGTGGCCGACACCTATCTGGTGCTGCGGCGCGGCCAATCGCTGGTGCTGGTGGACCAGCACGCAGCCCACGAGCGGGTGTTGCTGGCCGCCATGCGCCGCGAGCGGACCCGTGGCGACTCCCAGCCCCTGGCCCTGCCCCTTGAAATGGACCTGCATCCGAGCGAGGCCGAGACCCTGGACGGGCTGCGGGACGGCTTGCGCGCCATGGGATTCATCCTTGAAACCCGCGAGGCAGGCGAGTCGGGCGCTTCGGCGGCGCACAGGCTGCTGGTGCGCGGCATCCCGCCCACGCTGGATACGGGCCGGGCCAGGGAGTATCTGGCCGACGCCCTGGCCGCCAGGGCGCGCACCCTGGACGATCTGTGGACCATGATGTCGTGCAAGACGGCCATCAAGGCCGGGCAGCCCCTGGCCGTGGACGAAGCCCTGGCGCTCCTCGATGTCTGGCTGCGCACCCCTGAGCGGGAATACTGCCCCCACGGCAGGCCCGTGGTGGTCTCCTGGAACCCCCAGGAGCTGGAAAAACTCTTCAAACGGAAATAG
- a CDS encoding methyl-accepting chemotaxis protein — protein MRLKDIRIGTKLALIFGLLAVLLAASGLVGVMGNRAINGNLEDVFDIRLPGMNLLLEADRDLHQLLVAERSLAFAEPGSDAFKKQIKDYEDNLGQTKTRFGKYAAKATSPEEQAIIPQFNTALGVWEPISRQVLAGFAAGTEESRKAAEALSLGEAAVKYEAMRDHLDKLTDIILTHASDDAASAAAIYSRNLTFLICTVLFGLIVGGVMTFIIARTITAPVSLSMQFARAMAEGDMTRDIPIEQNDEVGRLAAALNEMVSRLRSVVTDVQIASGNVTAGAEELASTSQTLSQGATQQAAGVEEISSSMEQMAANIRQNAENAAETEKIARSVSSDAEEGGRAVGQTVSAMKLIAEKISIIEEIARQTNLLALNAAIEAARAGEHGKGFAVVAAEVRKLAERSGTAAGEISELSSSSVQVAEKAGTMLNKMVPDIQRTASLIQEISTASHEQDAGASQINRAIQDLDTIIQQNASVSEETASNAEEMSAQAEQLQESISFFKLDNARQVQTVKRTRPAPQLPQAGQAKATARAKPTNGGVTLSLDAGSDGDFERF, from the coding sequence ATGCGCCTGAAAGACATCCGCATCGGTACAAAACTCGCTCTGATTTTCGGTCTGCTCGCCGTCCTGCTCGCCGCCTCCGGCCTGGTCGGGGTCATGGGCAACCGCGCCATCAACGGCAACCTGGAAGATGTCTTCGACATCCGCCTGCCCGGCATGAACCTGCTGCTCGAAGCGGACCGCGACCTGCACCAGCTCCTGGTGGCCGAGCGCTCCCTCGCCTTTGCCGAGCCGGGATCGGACGCCTTCAAGAAACAGATAAAGGATTACGAGGACAACCTCGGCCAGACCAAGACGCGGTTCGGCAAATACGCTGCCAAGGCCACATCGCCCGAGGAGCAGGCCATCATCCCGCAGTTCAACACCGCCCTGGGCGTGTGGGAACCCATCTCGCGTCAGGTGCTCGCAGGATTTGCCGCAGGCACCGAGGAGAGCCGCAAGGCAGCCGAGGCACTGAGCCTCGGCGAGGCGGCGGTCAAGTACGAGGCCATGCGCGACCACCTCGACAAACTCACCGACATCATCCTTACCCATGCGAGCGACGATGCCGCCAGCGCAGCGGCCATCTACAGCCGGAACCTGACCTTTCTGATCTGTACCGTCCTCTTCGGTCTGATCGTCGGCGGGGTCATGACCTTCATCATAGCGCGCACCATCACCGCGCCCGTGTCCCTGAGCATGCAATTTGCGCGGGCCATGGCCGAGGGCGACATGACCAGGGACATCCCCATCGAGCAGAATGACGAGGTGGGCAGGCTCGCTGCGGCGCTCAACGAGATGGTCTCCCGGCTGCGTTCTGTGGTCACGGACGTGCAGATTGCCTCGGGCAATGTCACCGCCGGGGCCGAGGAGCTCGCCTCCACCTCGCAGACCTTGTCCCAGGGGGCCACCCAGCAGGCCGCCGGGGTCGAGGAAATTTCCTCGTCCATGGAACAGATGGCCGCCAACATCCGCCAGAATGCCGAAAACGCGGCAGAAACGGAAAAAATCGCCCGATCCGTGTCTTCGGACGCCGAGGAAGGCGGCAGAGCCGTGGGCCAGACCGTGAGCGCCATGAAGCTCATCGCCGAAAAAATCTCCATCATCGAGGAAATCGCTCGCCAGACCAACCTGCTGGCCCTCAACGCGGCCATCGAGGCGGCCAGGGCTGGTGAACACGGCAAGGGGTTCGCCGTGGTCGCGGCTGAGGTGCGCAAGCTGGCCGAGCGCAGCGGCACCGCCGCGGGCGAGATCAGCGAACTGTCTTCATCGAGCGTGCAGGTGGCAGAAAAGGCCGGGACCATGCTTAACAAGATGGTCCCGGACATCCAGCGCACCGCCTCGTTGATCCAGGAAATCTCGACGGCCAGCCACGAGCAGGATGCGGGCGCGTCCCAGATCAACCGGGCCATCCAGGATCTGGACACCATCATCCAGCAAAATGCCTCGGTGTCCGAAGAAACCGCGTCCAACGCCGAGGAAATGAGCGCCCAGGCCGAGCAGCTTCAGGAGTCCATCTCCTTCTTCAAGCTCGACAATGCCCGTCAGGTCCAGACCGTCAAGCGGACCCGCCCCGCTCCGCAGCTGCCCCAGGCCGGGCAGGCCAAGGCCACGGCACGGGCCAAGCCGACCAACGGCGGCGTGACCCTGAGCCTTGATGCCGGTTCGGATGGGGATTTCGAGCGGTTCTAG